Part of the Apilactobacillus apisilvae genome is shown below.
GGGTTATTATTTTAATGTTTATTGCTGGTCTAGAAAGTAATCTTGAACTTTTGAAAAAATACTTAAAGCCAAGCCTAATCGTTGCTTTTATGGGGATTATTTTTCCAATCGCCTTTATGTATATTGCAGGTTTTTTCCATGGGTTTTCTAATATTGAAAGTTTATTTATTGGAATTATTTTTGCAGCCACTTCAGTGTCAATTTCAGTAGAAGTTTTAAGAGAAATGGATGAATTGGATAGTACTGAAGGGATTACGATTTTAGGAGCCGCCGTTGCTGATGATGTTTTATCAATTTTAGCTCTTAGTTTTGCTGTATCTTTTTTCGGTGTTAGTGATGGCGAAAATAATAATATTATTTTAACTATTTTATTACAAATTGCATTTTTTATATTTGTTTATATTATGTATAGAATTATTTTGAGATTTTTGCCTATTATTATTAATAAATTTAAATTTGGTATTACTGAATTTTCTATGATTGTATGTTTATTACTGGCATATTTAGCTGAAGAAACTTCATTAAGTACAATTACTGGAGCTTTCTTTGCAGGAATTATTTTTAGTCAAAGTGATTTTAAAGATAAAATTTCAAATGATTTTGAAACAGTGGGTTATTCAATATTTATACCCGTTTTTTTTGCTAATGTTGGTTTAGAAATGGAAATTAGTGGGATCTTAAATCATTTTATTATGTTTATTATATTTACTATTTTAGCAGTTGTAACTAAACTTTTAGGTTCAATGCTAGGAGCAAAAATGAGTAATTTTAATTCTATATCTTCATTGGAAATTGGTGCTGGAATGATTAGTCGCGGAGAAGTTGGCTTAATTATCGCTGGAATCGGATTAAGTTCACATTTGATTAGTGAAGATTATTATTCTACTATTATCGCATCTATCATTGCTACGACATTAATAGCACCAATTATTTTACGTAAGGTTATCTTAATTAAAAGGGAGCATTAAAATGAATCAACTATTAAAAGAAATATTACTAAATATTGGATTAATGGTTTTTCCATTTACCTTTATAATTAGTGGTCTTACAAGTTCTTCACCAGTTTTATATATTGGTATCATGTTATTAGGGATTATTTGTTTACTAATGGGTCCTATTTACATTTATTATTGGCTTAATAATCATAATGGATTATGGTATCGCAAATTATTAGCTGCCTTTTATGTAATATTATTATTGGCTTGTATTAGTAGTTATTTTGTTTAAATAAAAACGACTTACCTTTATTGGCAAGTCGTTTTTATTATCTATTCTTTCTTGAATGAATAGAATGGTATATTTTTCTTTGTACTAAATATTGATCATGTTGCATCGTTATAAATAATGGCGAAGATTCCTCAATAACATTACTGAATTCTAATCCATACCATGAAATAGGTGAAGCAGTTATATTTTGTAAAAAGATTCTTCCAGATATTAATTGACGATCAAAAGCATTAATTTCTGAATTTAATGCTAAATCAGAAGGTCTTTCATTAATAATAACGAATTTGAAATCACCAACAATACCTGGCTTATTAGTTGAAGAATAACGTTGCTTTTGTGGATCAATAACACCTTGTTGAATTAAGTAATTAACAATTTGATGTAAATAAATACTTACACTTTGTTGTTTTCTGAATCCTAGATATAGTTGAATATCAACCACATTCTTAGTATCCAGTAAATCAACAGTATAATTACTTTCATAAGGGTTATTAGTTTCATTAACTGTTACGAACCAATAAACCTTTGCACGTTTAGGCTCCTTATCTAATATTGAATACATAGTACTACGTTTTATTTGGTAATCGTTTTTAATCTTAGTCATGTATACAAGATTTGAGGTGTATAAAGGAATTGAATCATCATTACTTAATTCAGACAATTGTTGACGATAATCTAATAATGATACATATTCACTTTCTTTTTCATAATGATCACGACGCTTATTACCGAAGTACCATAAAATCATAATCATCAGTATTGATAACATGATAATTAAAGTTACATACCCACCATGCAAAAATTTAACAACACTGGCCAAGAAAAATGTAAATTCAATTACGGCAAAGAATAATGCTATACAAAATGCAATATACCTTTTTGTTTTAGATGATAGATATTCAAACAGTAATAATGTTGTCATTAACATTGTAAGAGTTATTGCTAATCCATAAGCTGCTTCCATATGTTCAGAACTTCTAAATAGCCACAAGACAATAAATGTGACAATACATAAGAACCAGTTTATAGTTGCAATATAGATTTGACTTCTTACATTACTAGGATGTTTTACAATCATTCTTGGTAAGAATTTCAGTCCAATGGCCTCATCAACTAATGTAAATGAACCAGTTATCAATGCTTGTGATGCAATAATAGCTGCTAAAGCTGCTATTGCAATTGCAAATCCACGAAGACCACCAGGTAACATATCATAAAACGGATTTAAATTTTTTAATCCAGAATATGCAGGATTATGTGCATTTTTTATAATCCATGCACCTTGGCCTAAATAATTTAGTACTAATGATGCATAAACAAAAGGCCAAGTTCCATAAATGTTTTTCTTACCGACATGTCCCATATCAGAATATAATGCTTCAGCACCAGTTGTTGCTAAGAAAATACTACCTAAAATAAAAATTCCTGATTTATTAGTTGGACTAAATAGAATTTCAATAGCATATATTGGATTAAAAGCTTTTAATATTAAAGGATAATGAAGTAAGTTAATAATTCCCATGATTGCTAAAAATGAGAACCAAACCAACATTACTGGTCCAAAAGAATTTCCAATAATTCCGGTTCCAAATCTTTGAATAATAAATAATAATAACAGAACGCAAGAAGTAATAATTACAACATCTTGTTGGGAATTACTAAATGAAATAGCACCAAAAGATTGTCCTTTTAATCCTTCAACAGCGGAGGTAACTGTAACTGCTGGAGTCAGGGTTCCATCTGCTAAAAGAGCAGCACCACCAATTAAAGCAGGCCAAACTAACCATTTTGCTTTACGCCTTACTAGAGCATATAGAGCAAAAATACCACCTTCACCATTATTATCAGCT
Proteins encoded:
- a CDS encoding cation:proton antiporter; the protein is MEYLIDLVLILLATVLFGKLFKSFGLPEVVGQLMSGVILGPSILNIVQTGKIIGTFSEIGVIILMFIAGLESNLELLKKYLKPSLIVAFMGIIFPIAFMYIAGFFHGFSNIESLFIGIIFAATSVSISVEVLREMDELDSTEGITILGAAVADDVLSILALSFAVSFFGVSDGENNNIILTILLQIAFFIFVYIMYRIILRFLPIIINKFKFGITEFSMIVCLLLAYLAEETSLSTITGAFFAGIIFSQSDFKDKISNDFETVGYSIFIPVFFANVGLEMEISGILNHFIMFIIFTILAVVTKLLGSMLGAKMSNFNSISSLEIGAGMISRGEVGLIIAGIGLSSHLISEDYYSTIIASIIATTLIAPIILRKVILIKREH
- a CDS encoding KUP/HAK/KT family potassium transporter, which produces MKAKFNKLSLAGMLVALGIVYGDIGTSPLYVMNAIIGDAGKMSDITPDYIVGSISLIIWTLMIITTVKYVLITMKADNNGEGGIFALYALVRRKAKWLVWPALIGGAALLADGTLTPAVTVTSAVEGLKGQSFGAISFSNSQQDVVIITSCVLLLLFIIQRFGTGIIGNSFGPVMLVWFSFLAIMGIINLLHYPLILKAFNPIYAIEILFSPTNKSGIFILGSIFLATTGAEALYSDMGHVGKKNIYGTWPFVYASLVLNYLGQGAWIIKNAHNPAYSGLKNLNPFYDMLPGGLRGFAIAIAALAAIIASQALITGSFTLVDEAIGLKFLPRMIVKHPSNVRSQIYIATINWFLCIVTFIVLWLFRSSEHMEAAYGLAITLTMLMTTLLLFEYLSSKTKRYIAFCIALFFAVIEFTFFLASVVKFLHGGYVTLIIMLSILMIMILWYFGNKRRDHYEKESEYVSLLDYRQQLSELSNDDSIPLYTSNLVYMTKIKNDYQIKRSTMYSILDKEPKRAKVYWFVTVNETNNPYESNYTVDLLDTKNVVDIQLYLGFRKQQSVSIYLHQIVNYLIQQGVIDPQKQRYSSTNKPGIVGDFKFVIINERPSDLALNSEINAFDRQLISGRIFLQNITASPISWYGLEFSNVIEESSPLFITMQHDQYLVQRKIYHSIHSRKNR